A single genomic interval of Lepisosteus oculatus isolate fLepOcu1 chromosome 12, fLepOcu1.hap2, whole genome shotgun sequence harbors:
- the cavin2a gene encoding caveolae-associated protein 2, producing MGEDGVQAERSSAVNSHETQDLVVPSPSPTQSSPSHSLNQLGTGGAAGKGTGEAGGEGSSQVNAITVLTLLDKLVNMLDTVQENQHKMEQRQAEMETAVRGIQSDMTKLSKSHTSTSNTVSKLLEKSRKVSVHMKEVKDKMDKQAVQVKKLEANHAHLLKRNNFKVLIFQEENEIPSSVFVKDPVPYPRGPEAEEEPPTVDANRSQEETLQTISLSSDEELGHEDEEEEVGGVGQPGERLEQTRAEKIKRSSLKKVDSLKKAFSRHNIEKKMSKISTKIVSPEKREKIKKSLTPNHQKNPSAKSSSFKVSPLTFNVKKMRDGDTVPKAEESPSAVASIELEPLSSPDEEAPFTVVHSHLAPAVEEGKSASDSVEKEQEEEELPSPRQSSVATGGLEAELTIVEDDDPQYTLSSTLPHDELHHQEEEACRKAEEKMTEITSDQTP from the exons ATGGGTGAAGACGGTGTTCAGGCAGAGCGAAGCAGCGCAGTCAATTCCCATGAGACCCAGGATCTGGTGGTGCCCAGCCCGAGTCCTACTCAGTCCTCCCCCAGCCACAGTCTCAACCAGCTGGGCACGGGTGGGGCAGCCGGGAAGGGCACTGGAGAGGCCGGAGGGGAAGGCTCCTCACAGGTCAATGCCATCACAGTGCTGACGCTGCTGGACAAGCTGGTCAACATGCTGGACACAGTGCAGGAGAACCAGCACAAGATGGAGCAGCGGCAGGCAGAGATGGAAACTGCAGTGAGGGGAATCCAAAGCGACATGACCAAGCTGTCCAAGAGCCACACCTCCACCTCCAACACGGTCAGCAAGCTGTTAGAGAAGTCCCGCAAGGTCTCTGTCCACATGAAAGAGGTCAAGGACAAGATGGACAAGCAGGCTGTCCAGGTCAAGAAGCTAGAGGCCAACCATGCCCACCTTCTCAAGAGGAACAACTTTAAGGTGCTCATTTTCCAG GAGGAGAACGAGATCCCGTCCAGCGTTTTCGTGAAGGACCCAGTCCCCTACCCCCGGGGGCCTGAGGCTGAGGAGGAGCCACCCACAGTGGATGCCAACCGCTCTCAGGAGGAGACCCTGCAGACAATCAGCCTGTCTTCCGACGAGGAGCTGGGCCATGAggatgaggaagaggaggtagGGGGAGTGGGTCAGCCTGGCGAACGGCTGGAGCAGACACGCGCAGAGAAGATCAAGCGCTCCAGCCTGAAGAAGGTGGACAGCCTGAAAAAGGCCTTTTCCCGCCATAATATAGAGAAAAAGATGAGCAAGATCAGTACCAAGATAGTCTCCCCAGAGAAGCGTGAGAAGATCAAGAAAAGTCTTACTCCCAACCACCAGAAGAATCCCAGTGCCAAGAGTTCTTCCTTCAAGGTTTCACCACTCACCTTCAATGTTAAGAAAATGCGGGACGGCGATACTGTTCCGAAAGCCGAGGAGTCTCCCTCAGCTGTTGCATCCATTGAGCTAGAACCCCTCAGTAGCCCAGACGAAGAGGCCCCCTTTACTGTGGTGCACTCTCACTTGGCCCCAGCGGTTGAAGAGGGGAAATCTGCATCTGACTCCGTGGAGAAGGAGcaagaggaggaggagctgcCCAGCCCACGACAGAGCAGTGTGGCAACTGGTGGCCTGGAGGCAGAGCTCACCATTGTGGAGGATGATGACCCCCAGTACACCCTCTCCTCCACTCTCCCACATGACGAGCTCCACCACCAAGAAGAAGAAGCCTGCAGGAAGGCGGAAGAAAAGATGACAGAGATCACCTCAGATCAAACCCCTTAA